Proteins from a genomic interval of Callospermophilus lateralis isolate mCalLat2 chromosome 1, mCalLat2.hap1, whole genome shotgun sequence:
- the LOC143397778 gene encoding tubulin beta-4B chain-like — translation MREIVLIQAGRCGNQIGAKFWEVISDEHGIDPTGSYHGDSNLQLERINVYYNEAAGNKYVPRAILVDLEPGTMDSVRSGPFGQIFKPDNFVFGQSGAGNNWAKGHYTEGAELMDSVLDMVRKEAESCDCLQGFQLTHSLGGGTGSGMGTLLISNIREEYPDRIMNTFSVMPSPKVSDTVVEPYNATLSVHQLVENTDETFCIDNEALYDIHFRTLKLPTPTYGDLNHLVSATMSGVTTCLRFPGQLNADLRKLAVNMVPFPRLHFFMPGFSPLTSRGSMQYRALTVPELTQQMFDSKNMMAACDPRQGRYLAVAAIFRGRMSMKEVDEQMFNVQNKNSSYFVDWIPHNVKTAMCDIPPRGLKMSATFIGNNTAIQELFKRISEQFTAMFRRKAFLHWYTGEGMDEMEFTQAESNLNDLVSEYQQYQEATTEELGEFEEEEEEEAAV, via the exons ATGCGTGAAATTGTGCTCATCCAGGCAGGCCGATGCGGCAATCAGATCGGCGCCAAG TTTTGGGAGGTCATCAGTGATGAACATGGCATTGACCCCACTGGCAGTTATCATGGAGATAGTAACTTACAGCTGGAGAGAATCAATGTGTACTACAATGAAGCAGCTG GCAACAAATATGTTCCTCGGGCCATCCTAGTGGACCTAGAACCAGGAACAATGGACTCGGTGAGATCGGGACCATTCGGCCAGATATTCAAGCCAGACAACTTTGTGTTTG GCCAGAGTGGTGCAGGGAATAACTGGGCCAAGGGCCACTACACAGAGGGAGCCGAGCTGATGGACTCCGTGCTGGACATGgtgaggaaggaggcagagagctGTGACTGTCTCCAGGGCTTCCAGCTGACCCACTCACTGGGGGGTGGCACTGGATCCGGCATGGGCACCCTGCTCATCAGCAATATCCGAGAGGAGTACCCAGACCGCATCATGAACACCTTCAGCGTTATGCCTTCGCCCAAGGTgtcggacacagtggtggagcccTACAATGCCACCCTCTCTGTCCACCAACTGGTAGAAAACACAGATGAAACCTTCTGCATCGACAACGAGGCCCTGTATGACATCCATTTCCGCACCCTGAAACTGCCCACCCCCACGTACGGGGACCTCAATCACCTGGTGTCGGCCACCATGAGCGGGGTCACCACGTGCCTGCGCTTCCCGGGCCAGCTGAACGCAGACCTGCGCAAGCTGGCCGTGAATATGGTGCCCTTTCCACGCCTGCACTTCTTCATGCCCGGCTTCTCGCCCCTGACCAGCCGGGGCAGCATGCAGTACCGCGCCCTGACGGTGCCCGAGCTCACCCAGCAGATGTTTGACTCCAAGAACATGATGGCCGCGTGCGACCCCCGCCAGGGTCGCTACCTGGCAGTGGCTGCCATCTTCCGAGGCCGCATGTCCATGAAGGAGGTGGACGAGCAGATGTTCAACGTACAGAACAAGAACAGCAGCTACTTTGTGGATTGGATCCCCCACAACGTGAAGACGGCCATGTGTGACATCCCGCCGCGGGGCCTCAAGATGTCAGCCACCTTCATCGGCAACAACACGGCCATCCAGGAGCTCTTCAAGCGCATCTCTGAGCAGTTCACCGCTATGTTCCGGCGCAAGGCCTTCCTGCACTGGTACACGGGTGAGGGCATGGACGAGATGGAGTTCACCCAGGCCGAGAGTAACCTGAATGACCTGGTCTCCGAGTACCAGCAGTATCAGGAGGCCACCACCGAGGAACTGGGAGAgtttgaggaggaggaagaagaggaggcggCAGTTTAG